In the genome of Triticum urartu cultivar G1812 chromosome 5, Tu2.1, whole genome shotgun sequence, one region contains:
- the LOC125506858 gene encoding uncharacterized protein LOC125506858, which yields MPRAVRIRGDEPETERRAKRRNVAGEEEEEGTALRSTSPRSPGDRVDRRRRRRRRKGAVRTSHPEMLFAVFEPDKDQSEGKQDRVYDVDESATEESSDPPSPPIYEPYIPDELVDDPDILAAFDYAKANYEAEKSRRANLFTMDHYGYEAPSCLFDDHRFLPIRERATGAVLLAAKSVVLLSSFLGSQPLNKCCGLWFQRNDRSKTAHVLTSAHLIREKNPSVKNHWKSQWIGKYHRGAEVNVHFLDKRVVPGQLVYLQEHYELALYEVKVNKPVQLPTFNDCVRSGKDVFRLGRDENLDLKITHGMAAYEVPSWYERCHYMYFCRDASSRKLLADDGGPIIDLEGKVVGLVNNHINETFIPSSILHKCFDFWRRFDCMPRLHLGMTFTSIKHLDPISIERMTRDHNIESGLIVEQVSKGSHAEKIGIREGDVIESFNGKYISTTIELEQMLIDICWEHFDQGKDLYAEKDVSVKIFDAIKHRRRTRNLTVIVSDLGEDIVKGTYPIMGKEAMPVSYDS from the exons ATGCCGAGGGCCGTCAGGATCCGCGGCGACGAGCCGGAGACGGAGCGGAGAGCGAAGAGGCGAAACGTGgcaggggaggaggaggaggaagggacAGCTCTCCGCTCCACGAGCCCTAGATCTCCCGGCGACCGCGTGGatcggaggaggaggaggaggaggaggaagggagCTGTTCGGACTTCCCACCCAGAGATGCTCTTCGCGGTCTTCGAGCCTGACAAAGATCAATCAGAAGGAAAACAAG ATCGTGTGTACGATGTGGACGAGTCGGCGACGGAGGAATCCTCCGATCCACCCAGCCCTCCGATCTACGAACCCTACATCCCCGACGAGCTGGTTGATGATCCGGACATACTCGCTGCCTTCGACTACGCCAAGGCCAATTACGAAGCAGAAAAGT CTCGTCGAGCTAACCTCTTCACTATGGATCACTACGGTTATGAAGCACCTTCTTGCTTGTTCGATGACCATCGCTTTCTACCTATTCGTGAACGGGCAACGGGTGCAGTACTTCTTGCTGCTAAATCCGTCGTTTTACTGTCATCATTTCTAG GGAGTCAGCCACTCAACAAGTGTTGTGGTTTGTGGTTTCAAAGGAACGACAGAAGCAAAACCGCCCATGTTTTGACGTCTGCGCATCTCATTCGTGAAAAGAATCCCTCCGTGAAGAACCATTGGAAATCACAGTGGATAGGAAAATATCATCGTGGCGCTGAG GTCAATGTTCACTTCCTCGACAAAAGAGTTGTACCAGGCCAACTCGTCTATCTTCAGGAGCATTATGAACTTGCTCTTTATGAGGTTAAAGTGAATAAACCAGTTCAGCTGCCCACTTTTAATGACTGTGTGCGTTCTGGTAAAGATGTTTTTCGACTTGGAAGAGATGAAAATCTAGATCTGAAGATAACACATGGTATGGCAGCCTATGAGGTTCCATCTTGGTATGAAAGATGCCACTACATGTATTTTTGTCGTGATGCATCTAGTCGCAAACTG CTTGCTGATGATGGAGGACCGATCATTGACTTAGAAGGGAAGGTTGTGGGTTTAGTTAATAATCATATCAATGAGACATTCATACCTTCGTCCATATTGCATAAGTGCTTTGATTTTTGGAGAAGATTCGA TTGTATGCCTCGCCTTCATCTTGGAATGACGTTCACTTCAATCAAGCATTTAGATCCTATCTCTATTGAGAGAATGACTCGAGATCATAACATCGAGTCCGGTCTTATTGTTGAACAG GTGTCTAAAGGATCGCATGCTGAGAAAATTGGAATTCGTGAGGGTGATGTTATTGAAAGCTTTAATGGAAAGTACATTTCTACTACAATCGAG TTGGAGCAGATGTTGATAGACATATGCTGGGAACATTTTGATCAAGGAAAAGATTTATATGCTGAAAAAGATGTTTCG GTGAAAATATTTGATGCCATCAAACATCGCCGGAGAACTAGAAACTTGACTGTAATTGTATCGGATCTTGGAGAAGACATTGTGAAAG GCACTTACCCTATCATGGGTAAAGAAGCCATGCCAGTCTCTTATGATTCTTGA